The following proteins are encoded in a genomic region of Tenacibaculum sp. 190524A05c:
- a CDS encoding 5-(carboxyamino)imidazole ribonucleotide synthase, translating into MKNYFSSNFKLGVLGGGQLGKMLLTETQKLDIYTSILDKSEDAPCAQICNEFHLGDLLDYDTVYNFGKTVDLLTIEIENVNIDALDQLQKEGLPIYPKPENLRVIQNKAQQKKFYKDHNIPTADFTHFAYLEELKHSYENGLVEFPFVWKSARFGYDGNGVKVVKNYADLEGLPEGECIAEKLVPFKNELAVIVARNQKGEIKTYPVVEMEFHPEANQVEYVICPARIDDAVAKKAREVALKVADEFGFIGLLAVEMFQTQEDEILVNEAAPRTHNSGHYTIEASYTSQFEQHVRSILNLPLGNTDSKVAGIMVNLVGAEGHTGDVIYENMENILEIEGVTPHIYGKKHTKPFRKMGHVTIVNEDINKARALAQQVKETVKVISK; encoded by the coding sequence GTGAAAAATTATTTCTCTTCAAACTTTAAACTTGGTGTACTAGGTGGAGGACAATTAGGAAAAATGTTACTTACCGAAACACAAAAGTTAGATATCTATACATCTATTTTAGATAAATCTGAAGATGCTCCTTGTGCTCAAATTTGTAATGAATTTCACCTAGGAGATTTATTAGACTACGATACCGTATATAACTTCGGAAAAACAGTAGATTTACTAACTATTGAAATAGAAAATGTAAATATTGATGCTTTAGATCAGCTTCAAAAAGAAGGATTACCAATTTACCCTAAACCGGAAAATCTAAGAGTAATTCAAAATAAAGCACAACAAAAAAAGTTTTACAAAGATCATAATATTCCAACTGCAGACTTTACTCACTTCGCTTACTTAGAAGAATTAAAACATTCTTATGAAAACGGACTTGTAGAGTTCCCTTTTGTATGGAAATCTGCTAGATTTGGATATGACGGTAACGGAGTAAAAGTTGTAAAAAATTACGCTGATTTAGAAGGATTACCTGAAGGAGAATGTATTGCAGAAAAATTAGTTCCTTTTAAAAATGAATTAGCTGTAATTGTTGCTAGAAATCAAAAAGGAGAAATAAAAACATATCCTGTAGTGGAAATGGAATTTCATCCGGAAGCAAATCAGGTAGAATATGTTATTTGTCCTGCTAGAATAGATGATGCAGTAGCTAAAAAAGCAAGAGAAGTTGCTTTAAAAGTGGCCGATGAATTTGGCTTTATTGGTTTACTAGCCGTTGAGATGTTCCAAACTCAAGAAGACGAAATTTTAGTAAATGAAGCAGCACCAAGAACCCATAATTCTGGTCATTACACTATTGAAGCAAGTTATACAAGTCAGTTTGAGCAACATGTTCGTAGTATTTTAAATCTTCCATTAGGAAATACAGACAGTAAAGTTGCTGGTATTATGGTGAATTTAGTTGGCGCAGAAGGACATACAGGTGATGTTATTTATGAAAACATGGAAAATATTCTAGAAATAGAAGGTGTAACTCCACATATTTATGGAAAAAAACACACAAAACCATTTCGTAAAATGGGCCATGTAACCATTGTAAATGAAGATATAAACAAAGCAAGAGCATTAGCTCAGCAAGTAAAAGAAACGGTTAAAGTTATTTCGAAATAA
- the purE gene encoding 5-(carboxyamino)imidazole ribonucleotide mutase has product MVGIIMGSDSDLPIMQEAIDVLESMDIQIEVDIVSAHRTPEKLFDYANNAHKRGVQVIIAGAGGAAHLPGMVASMSPLPVIGVPVKSRNSIDGWDSVLSILQMPGGVPVATVALDGAKNAGILAAQIIGASDKCVLDKIIAYKEGLKLKVEKASERVKK; this is encoded by the coding sequence ATGGTAGGAATTATAATGGGAAGTGATTCAGATCTTCCAATCATGCAAGAAGCTATAGATGTATTAGAAAGTATGGATATTCAAATTGAAGTAGATATTGTATCTGCTCATAGAACTCCAGAAAAACTTTTTGACTATGCTAATAATGCACATAAAAGAGGTGTTCAAGTAATTATTGCTGGTGCTGGTGGAGCAGCTCATTTACCTGGTATGGTCGCAAGTATGAGTCCATTACCTGTAATTGGTGTGCCAGTTAAAAGTAGAAATTCTATTGATGGATGGGATTCTGTATTATCCATTTTACAAATGCCAGGAGGTGTTCCTGTGGCAACTGTAGCTTTAGACGGAGCAAAAAATGCAGGAATTTTAGCCGCTCAAATCATTGGAGCTTCAGATAAATGTGTTTTAGATAAAATTATCGCTTACAAAGAAGGACTTAAATTAAAAGTTGAAAAAGCTTCAGAAAGAGTTAAGAAATAA
- a CDS encoding M3 family metallopeptidase, with protein MTKNPLLQDFNTPPFTVIKEEHYKTAIEEAIAIAKKEINQIVENSETPSFQNTTVALDSTGEKLDRITSIFFNLNSAETNEEIQKIAKEISPWLSEFKNDMILNADLFKRVKAVYDQKESLTLTPEEDMLLEKQYKGFSRNGANLDDDKKSELRKLDAELSKLSLQFGENVLADTNAFELVLTNEDDLKGLPEGAKEAAKLLAQQKEKEGWLITLDYPSYIPFMTYAENRELRKQLSIAMGKKGFQNNDNNNEEIVLNIVNLRHQRAQLLGYDSHAHFVLEDRMAEAPEKVLSFLNDLLEKAKPAAEREFKNLENYAKKLDNIDQLEKWDGAYYSEKLKKELFDLDQELLKPYFKLENVIDGVFEIANRLFNLNFEEIDSIDKYHEDVKTYNVTDANGNFVSHFYADFHPRAGKRNGAWMTSYKSQQIKNKVNDRPQVSIVCNFTKPTETKPSLLTFNEVTTLFHEFGHALHGMLANTTYKSLSGTSVSWDFVELPSQVLENWCYEKEALELFAKHYETGETIPMEYVQKIKESATFHEGMQTLRQLSFGLLDMSWHSGKPAEGTTVKDFELKAFSNTKLYPDVAENCMSTAFSHIFQGGYSAGYYSYKWAEVLDADAFEYFKEEGIFNKEIAGKFQDHVLSKGGTEKPMELYKRFRGQEPKPEALLKRAGLLN; from the coding sequence ATGACAAAAAATCCACTACTTCAAGATTTTAACACACCTCCTTTTACAGTTATAAAAGAGGAACATTATAAAACAGCAATTGAAGAAGCAATTGCAATAGCTAAAAAAGAGATTAATCAAATTGTAGAAAATTCTGAAACTCCTAGTTTTCAAAACACAACAGTTGCTTTAGATAGTACTGGTGAAAAACTGGATAGAATTACATCAATTTTCTTCAACTTGAATTCAGCTGAAACCAATGAAGAAATTCAAAAAATAGCCAAAGAAATTTCTCCTTGGTTAAGTGAATTTAAAAACGACATGATTTTAAATGCTGATTTATTTAAAAGAGTAAAAGCAGTTTATGATCAAAAAGAGTCACTTACATTAACTCCAGAAGAAGACATGTTACTAGAAAAACAATACAAAGGTTTTTCAAGAAATGGAGCTAATCTCGATGACGACAAAAAATCAGAATTACGAAAGTTAGATGCTGAACTTTCTAAATTATCACTTCAATTTGGAGAAAATGTTTTAGCCGACACCAACGCATTTGAGTTAGTCTTAACCAACGAAGATGATTTAAAAGGATTGCCAGAAGGAGCCAAAGAAGCAGCTAAATTATTAGCTCAACAAAAGGAAAAAGAAGGATGGCTAATTACATTAGATTATCCTAGCTATATTCCGTTTATGACTTATGCAGAAAATAGAGAATTGAGAAAACAATTATCTATTGCTATGGGAAAAAAAGGGTTTCAAAATAATGACAATAACAATGAAGAAATCGTTCTTAATATTGTAAATCTTCGTCATCAAAGAGCTCAACTTTTAGGATATGATTCTCACGCTCATTTTGTATTAGAAGATCGTATGGCAGAAGCTCCTGAAAAAGTACTTTCATTTTTAAATGATTTATTAGAAAAAGCAAAACCTGCTGCAGAACGTGAGTTCAAAAACTTAGAAAATTATGCAAAGAAGCTTGATAATATTGATCAGTTAGAGAAATGGGATGGAGCATATTATTCTGAAAAATTAAAGAAAGAATTATTCGATTTAGACCAAGAATTATTGAAACCATATTTCAAGTTGGAAAATGTAATTGATGGTGTTTTTGAAATTGCGAATAGACTTTTCAATTTAAATTTTGAAGAAATTGATTCTATCGACAAGTATCATGAAGATGTAAAAACATATAATGTTACTGATGCTAATGGTAATTTTGTTTCACATTTTTATGCAGATTTTCATCCAAGAGCTGGAAAAAGAAATGGAGCTTGGATGACTTCATATAAGTCTCAACAAATAAAAAATAAAGTAAATGACAGACCTCAAGTTTCTATAGTTTGTAATTTCACCAAACCAACAGAAACTAAACCTTCTTTATTAACTTTTAATGAGGTAACCACATTATTCCATGAATTTGGTCATGCGTTGCATGGAATGTTGGCAAACACAACTTACAAGAGTTTATCTGGAACTTCTGTGTCTTGGGATTTTGTAGAATTACCAAGTCAGGTTTTAGAAAACTGGTGTTACGAAAAAGAAGCTCTGGAGTTATTTGCTAAACATTATGAAACTGGAGAAACGATTCCAATGGAATACGTTCAGAAAATAAAAGAATCGGCAACATTTCACGAAGGAATGCAAACACTTCGTCAATTGAGTTTCGGATTATTAGATATGAGCTGGCATTCTGGAAAACCAGCAGAAGGAACAACTGTAAAAGATTTTGAATTAAAAGCCTTTAGCAATACCAAATTATATCCAGATGTAGCTGAAAACTGTATGAGTACTGCGTTCTCTCATATTTTTCAAGGCGGATATTCTGCTGGCTATTATTCTTATAAGTGGGCCGAAGTTTTAGATGCCGATGCTTTTGAATATTTTAAAGAAGAAGGAATTTTCAATAAAGAGATTGCTGGGAAATTTCAAGACCACGTACTTTCAAAAGGAGGAACAGAAAAACCAATGGAATTATACAAACGATTCCGTGGACAAGAGCCAAAACCAGAAGCACTTTTAAAACGTGCAGGTTTATTAAATTAA